A part of Pristiophorus japonicus isolate sPriJap1 chromosome 15, sPriJap1.hap1, whole genome shotgun sequence genomic DNA contains:
- the LOC139281064 gene encoding lipid droplet assembly factor 1-like has product MQGKMSDSEGLPLSREMQDLQNRFNTMMHTINSNSKVAAFMSSSVGQYLDDHPFLALLLLVFTIMSAVPVGLFLIFAVITSLLACIGFIVMEGLMLSVGGVVLLCFLCGLVLISLAISSLLAICYFMFSTTMNYYHNSSTPSKKEETIGYSASSNPEDTESKSTQKKE; this is encoded by the exons ATGCAGGGTAAAATGTCAGACTCTGAAGGGTTACCATtatcaagagaaatgcaagacctgCAGAATCGATTTAATACAATGATGCATACAATCAACAGCAACTCAAAG GTTGCAGCCTTCATGAGTTCCTCTGTGGGTCAGTACCTAGATGACCACCCTTTCCTTGCCTTATTACTACTAGTTTTTACTATAATGTCAGCTGTGCCAGTTGGTTTGTTCCTGATTTTTGCAGTGATTACATCTCTTTTGGCCTGCATCGGTTTCATTGTGATGGAAG GCCTGATGCTGTCAGTAGGTGGAGTCGTCCTCCTTTGTTTTTTATGTGGGCTGGTTCTCATATCATTGGCTATCTCTTCTCTTCTGGCAATCTGCTATTTTATGTTTTCCACCACAATGAATTATTATCACAATTCAAG CACTCCAAGTAAGAAAGAAGAAACCATTGGCTACTCTGCAAGTTCAAATCCAGAGGACACTGAATCCAAATCCACCCAGAAGAAGGAATAG